In Subdoligranulum variabile, the genomic stretch ACCAAAAGCCCGAAACAATACCCAAAACTCAACGCCTCTACGTCTTGTGCTGCAGTAATGGTAAATGTTTGCAATTCAGCTTCTCCATCCATCCAATGCACGGTGCCCACCTGGCTTCCCGCCTTCACCGGAGCCTGCAAGGTCTGCGGCAGCTCCACCTCAATCCGCAGGTTTTCCCCCTGCCCTTTTGGCACAAGGCATTTTTGCGGTGTATCATATTCCAGAGCAACAGCATCGGCGGTGCCACGGGTTACCGGGATCGTCTGCGGTGCATCGTCCGGAAGTTCTGCCGTTATATTCTCAAAGTTGGCAAAGCCGTAGTCCAGCAACGCAGTAGCGGCCTGGAAACGTTCTTTTCCGGAAGCCGACCCCAGAACCACCGCAATCAGACGCAGGCCATTGCGCTCCGCACTGGCAGAAATGCACACCCCCGCCTTGCTGGTCGTACCGGTTTTGAGGCCCGTAATGCCGTTATAGCTCTTGAGCAGCTTGTTGGTGTTGACGAGCTGTGTTGCACCATTGCGCAGGGTATCGGTCCAGATCGAGCAGTAGTCCCGGACCTCGGTATGGTGCAGCAGCATCTCCCGGCTCATGATGGCCACGTCCCGGGCACTGGAAAGATGTCCCTCCTGGTCAAGGCCGCAGGCATTTTCAAAGTGCGTCGAAGTCATGCCCAGCTGCGCAGCGGTTTCATTCATCATCTGCACGAACGCCGGTTCGCTGCCCCCTACAAACTCCGCCACCGCTACGGCCGCATCGTTGGCACTGGAAACACAGATCGCTTTCAGCATATCGTTCAGCGTCATCTGTTCCCCGGGCTCCAGCCAGATCTGACTGCCCCCCATACTGTAGGCATGTTCGCTGACAGGGACGTTGTCTTCCAGGCTGATTTTCCTGGATTCCAGCGCCTGAAAAGTCAACAGCAGCGTCATCACCTTGGTGATGGAGGCAATGGGGCGCTGTTCATCTGCATTTTTTTCATACAACACAGTACCGGAATCTTCATCCACCAGAATCGCCGCTTCACAGGGAACGTCAAACTCGCTGGTTCCCGCTGGTGTAATTGTCTGCGCCTGCGGCGTCACCTCTGCCGGAACCGTCACGGCAGAATCCGCTTCGGCATACGCCCGAAATACCGAGAACAGCACCAGTGCCAGACACAATAGGATTGTCACGGTACGCTTTTTCATTGCAACAACACCCCCGCTGCAAATTGACTTTGTTTAAGGCTATGCGGGGTGTTTCGGTTTTAGTATTGCGCTTTTATGGCGTTTCCATTATAATAAGGGCGCTATTGAACACTTTTGATTGTAAAGGAACCATCACCATGCGGGTAACATTTTATACCTTGGGCTGCAAGGTAAACCAGAACGAAACCGGCGCCCTGGCGCAGTTGTTTGAAGAAAGCGGGTACACCGTTGTTTCCAACGAGGAGGCAGCGGATGTCTATGTGGTCAACAGCTGCACCGTAACCAACTTCGGCGACCAGAAAAGCCGCAAATGGCTTCGGCGTGCCAAGCGGGAAAATCCCGGCGCAGTCACGGTGCTGACAGGCTGCTATCCGCAGGCTTTTCCTGAGGAAGCCTCTGAAATCGCCGAGGCTGACGTGGTAACCGGTTCCGGGAACCGCCGGTCCATTCTGCACGACGTGCAAATGGTACTGAACGGCGAACAGGAGCGGGTAATCGATATCCGCCCTCACGAGAAGGGCGAACGTTTTGAAGAGCTTCCCATGGATAAATTTGCTGAGCACACCCGCGCATTTGTCAAAGTGGAGGACGGCTGCAACCGCCGCTGCGCCTATTGCGTGATTCCCCGCGCTCGTGGTCCTGTGCGCAGCAGAGAGGAAAGCAGCATCCTGCAGGAACTGCATCGGCTGACCGAAGCCGGGTATAAGGAGATCGTCCTGACAGCCATCAGTCTGCCGAGCTACGGTACAGACAGCGGGACCAGCCTGGTGGAGCTTGTAGAAAAGGCCGCCGCCGTACCGGGCGTGGAACGGCTCCGATTGGGCAGTCTGGATCCCGACATGCTGCATGATGAAGTCATTCTGCGCCTTTCCCGGGTGAAAAAACTCTGTCCTCAGTTCCATCTCAGCCTGCAAAGTGGCTGCGATAAAACGCTGCGGGCCATGCGGCGCCCTTATACCACTGCACAGTTCGCCAAAATCGCTGACAAGCTCCGGCATGCATTTGGCGCTGAAAATGTCAGTTTCACCACCGATGTGATTGTCGGTTTTCCCGGAGAGACCGAGGAGGACTTCGAGGCCAGCATGGCCTTTGTAACAGGCCAGCATTTTCTCAAGGTGCACGTCTTCCCCTACTCCCGCCGCGAAGGCACCCCCGCCTACGATTTTCCGGACCAGATTCCCGAGCATGAGAAGGAGGACCGCAGCCGCCGGATGACCGCCGCCGTAGAAGCCGTGCGCGCCGAGGAGGCTGTCAAAATGCAGGGCCGTACCGCTGAGGTACTACTGGAAACACCGCTTTCCGCCACCCTGTTTACCGGCTATACCAAGCAGTATCTTCCGGTCCTTGTCACCGCCCCCGATCATCACACAGGCGACATCGTCCAGGTCACATTGGGTGAGTGGGACGGCAAACGTTGCCGGGCCACACTTTTCCGATAAAGATAAGAAGTCACCAAAACAGAATCAATCAAAATAAAATTGGCAAACAGGGAAAATAATTTGTATTTTCCCTGTTTTTTGTTGCCGTGCCTCTTGCCAAACGAGTGTCTTTTTGGTAAAATTTTAACAGGAGCGGTTATACCCCGCTCAGGTCGCGTCTTTTTGGAGAAATCGGAGCAAATGAAGAAGGAGCAATCACAATGAGAGGTATTTACACCCCCGTTACGAATATCCGTCGCAAGGTGTTCACCGAAGTCGCGCGCATGGCGTACGAAGTCAACGAAATGTCTGACTACGCCAATCTGATGCGCGAGCTGCCCTACAAGATCATTCCCGGCGAAGAAGGTTCTCTGCGCAGCAGCATTTTCCTGGAGAGAGCCATCATCTCGGAGCGCATTCGTCTGGCTATGGGCCTGTCCCTGCGCCCTCTGGATGAAAGCGTTCCCGCCAGCGAAGGTCTCGAGCACAGCGTCATTGCGGATAAGTACTACGAACCGCCGCTGATCAACGTCATCAAGTTTGCCTGCAACCGCTGCCCGGAGAAGATCATCAAGGTCACTGCCATGTGCCAGGGCTGCCTTGCCCATCCCTGCCAGGAAGTCTGCCCCAAGCACGCCATCAGCTTCCGCAACGGAAAGAGCCACATCGATCAGAGTCTCTGCGTCAAGTGCGGCCGCTGCGTCAACAGCTGCCCCTACAGCGCAATCGTCAAGACGGAGCGTCCCTGCGCTGCCGCCTGCGGTATGGGTGCCATCCACTCCGACCAGTATGGCCGCGCAGACATCGACTACGACAAGTGCGTTTCCTGCGGCATGTGCCTTGTCAATTGCCCGTTTGGTGCCATCGTGGATAAAGGACAGATCTTCCAGCTGGTACAGTCCATCAAGCGCGGTGACAAAGTCATTGCCATTGTGGCTCCTGCTTTCATCAATCAGTTCCCCGGCATGACTCCTTCCAAGCTCAAGGAAGGCATGCGGATGCTGGGCTTCTGCGACGTGGAGGAGGTCGCCATCGGCGCCGACCTGTGCACCATTGATGAAGCCAAAGATTTCATGGAAGAGGTCCCCTCCAAGCATCCCTTCATGGGCACTTCTTGCTGCCCCGCCTGGAGCGTTATGGCCAAGAAACTCTTCCCCGAATATGCAGATTGCATCAGTATGACGATGACCCCCATGGTGCTGACTGCCCGTCTGATCAAGAAAGATCATCCGGATGCCCGCATCTGCTTCGTGGGTCCCTGCTCCGCCAAAAAGCTGGAGGCCAGCCGTCGTTCTGTCCGCAGTGAGGTGGACTTCGTTCTTACCTTCGAGGAATTGATGGGTCTGTTTGAAGCCAAGGAAGTCGACTTCGCTTCCCTGCCCAACAGTCCCGAAGATGCCTTTGAGAGCGCCAGTGCCGATGGTCGTGGCTTTGCTGCTTCCGGCGGCGTGGCCCAGGCCGTTGTCAACGCCATCAAGAAGATGGATCCCGACCGCGAGGTCAAAGTTGCCAACGCCCAGGGCCTGGCCGATTGCCGCAAGATGATGACCATGGCCAAGGCCGGCAAATACAACGGTTATCTGCTGGAAGGCATGGCTTGCCCGGGCGGTTGTATCGCCGGTGCCGGCACGCTGGCAGATCCCGCCAAGAGCGCGGCTATGCTCAACAAGTACAAGAATGAGGCCAAGATGAAGAACTCTACGGAGACTCCGTACAAGGATTCCATCAGCCTGCTGAAGTATTGATTGTATGATAAAATGCCCTGCACGAAATCGTGCAGGGCATTTTTTATTTATGATATTTCATACCAGCATTGATGGTGCAGGCACGGTACAGTTGCTCTGTCAAGACCAGCCGCGCCAGTTGATGGGGCAAGGTGATGCGCCCCAAACTAATTCTGGCCTGCGCCGCACGCTTGACGCGTTCATCCAATCCATGGGAAGAGCCAATCGCAAATGCTACATCCCCCGCGCCGCTTCCCGCCCGTTGAGCCAACAAGTCTGCCAACTCTTCGCTGGAGATTTGCTTGCCTTCCACACAGAGCGCCACAAGATAAGCACCTTTCCGAACTGCATGTAAAATTGCCTCGCCCTCTTTTTCCAGCGCTTTGGCAATTTGCTTGTCGCTTGCGTTCTTATCTGCAATCGTGACCTCCGGCAACTCCAGAATACGGAAGTTGCAAAACCCTCCCAGTCGTTTCTGGTATT encodes the following:
- a CDS encoding D-alanyl-D-alanine carboxypeptidase family protein → MKKRTVTILLCLALVLFSVFRAYAEADSAVTVPAEVTPQAQTITPAGTSEFDVPCEAAILVDEDSGTVLYEKNADEQRPIASITKVMTLLLTFQALESRKISLEDNVPVSEHAYSMGGSQIWLEPGEQMTLNDMLKAICVSSANDAAVAVAEFVGGSEPAFVQMMNETAAQLGMTSTHFENACGLDQEGHLSSARDVAIMSREMLLHHTEVRDYCSIWTDTLRNGATQLVNTNKLLKSYNGITGLKTGTTSKAGVCISASAERNGLRLIAVVLGSASGKERFQAATALLDYGFANFENITAELPDDAPQTIPVTRGTADAVALEYDTPQKCLVPKGQGENLRIEVELPQTLQAPVKAGSQVGTVHWMDGEAELQTFTITAAQDVEALSFGYCFGLLVQSLALSDV
- the mtaB gene encoding tRNA (N(6)-L-threonylcarbamoyladenosine(37)-C(2))-methylthiotransferase MtaB, producing the protein MRVTFYTLGCKVNQNETGALAQLFEESGYTVVSNEEAADVYVVNSCTVTNFGDQKSRKWLRRAKRENPGAVTVLTGCYPQAFPEEASEIAEADVVTGSGNRRSILHDVQMVLNGEQERVIDIRPHEKGERFEELPMDKFAEHTRAFVKVEDGCNRRCAYCVIPRARGPVRSREESSILQELHRLTEAGYKEIVLTAISLPSYGTDSGTSLVELVEKAAAVPGVERLRLGSLDPDMLHDEVILRLSRVKKLCPQFHLSLQSGCDKTLRAMRRPYTTAQFAKIADKLRHAFGAENVSFTTDVIVGFPGETEEDFEASMAFVTGQHFLKVHVFPYSRREGTPAYDFPDQIPEHEKEDRSRRMTAAVEAVRAEEAVKMQGRTAEVLLETPLSATLFTGYTKQYLPVLVTAPDHHTGDIVQVTLGEWDGKRCRATLFR
- a CDS encoding 4Fe-4S dicluster domain-containing protein; this encodes MRGIYTPVTNIRRKVFTEVARMAYEVNEMSDYANLMRELPYKIIPGEEGSLRSSIFLERAIISERIRLAMGLSLRPLDESVPASEGLEHSVIADKYYEPPLINVIKFACNRCPEKIIKVTAMCQGCLAHPCQEVCPKHAISFRNGKSHIDQSLCVKCGRCVNSCPYSAIVKTERPCAAACGMGAIHSDQYGRADIDYDKCVSCGMCLVNCPFGAIVDKGQIFQLVQSIKRGDKVIAIVAPAFINQFPGMTPSKLKEGMRMLGFCDVEEVAIGADLCTIDEAKDFMEEVPSKHPFMGTSCCPAWSVMAKKLFPEYADCISMTMTPMVLTARLIKKDHPDARICFVGPCSAKKLEASRRSVRSEVDFVLTFEELMGLFEAKEVDFASLPNSPEDAFESASADGRGFAASGGVAQAVVNAIKKMDPDREVKVANAQGLADCRKMMTMAKAGKYNGYLLEGMACPGGCIAGAGTLADPAKSAAMLNKYKNEAKMKNSTETPYKDSISLLKY
- a CDS encoding 23S rRNA (pseudouridine(1915)-N(3))-methyltransferase RlmH; the encoded protein is MQNVDLICVGKLNASYFAAGVAEYQKRLGGFCNFRILELPEVTIADKNASDKQIAKALEKEGEAILHAVRKGAYLVALCVEGKQISSEELADLLAQRAGSGAGDVAFAIGSSHGLDERVKRAAQARISLGRITLPHQLARLVLTEQLYRACTINAGMKYHK